A region from the Pseudomonas sp. Teo4 genome encodes:
- a CDS encoding MFS transporter — MSKSSTSDRRLRAPSLEGILWQLAQVFWVGGLWVFHVGLVPALKVSGLAPLLVQDIAGQIDRWLIGVALLGLLTQLAVLARVDGLAAWWRQFRGQMLLLGFGACVGYYTLRYGISVGERWQMFCFLVLGFSGIVLVAQPVPVRVRAPRH; from the coding sequence TTGTCGAAGTCAAGCACATCTGACCGGCGCCTGCGGGCGCCATCCCTCGAGGGTATCCTCTGGCAACTGGCCCAGGTCTTCTGGGTCGGTGGCCTTTGGGTGTTTCACGTGGGGTTGGTGCCTGCGCTCAAGGTCAGTGGCCTGGCACCGTTGCTGGTGCAGGACATCGCCGGGCAGATCGACCGCTGGTTGATCGGTGTGGCGTTGCTTGGGCTGTTGACCCAGCTGGCAGTGCTGGCAAGGGTGGATGGCCTGGCGGCCTGGTGGCGGCAGTTTCGCGGCCAGATGCTATTGCTCGGCTTCGGTGCCTGCGTGGGGTATTACACCCTGCGCTACGGCATCTCGGTAGGCGAGCGCTGGCAGATGTTCTGTTTCCTGGTCTTGGGCTTTTCCGGCATCGTGCTGGTGGCCCAGCCGGTCCCGGTCAGGGTGCGTGCTCCACGCCATTGA
- the rlmE gene encoding 23S rRNA (uridine(2552)-2'-O)-methyltransferase RlmE — MVQRSKSSANWLREHFNDPFVKQAQKDGYRSRASYKLLEIQEKDRLIRPGMSVIDLGAAPGGWSQVTSRLIGGQGRLIASDILEMDAIPDVTFIQGDFTQDEVLANILQAVGDSHVDLVISDMAPNMSGTPAVDMPRAMFLCELALDLATRVLKPGGDFLIKIFQGEGFDVYLKDVRSKFDKVQMRKPSSSRDRSREQYLLARGFKGA, encoded by the coding sequence GTGGTACAACGTTCCAAAAGCAGCGCAAACTGGCTGCGAGAGCATTTCAACGACCCTTTCGTCAAACAGGCGCAAAAGGATGGCTACCGCTCGCGCGCGAGCTACAAACTGCTGGAGATCCAGGAAAAGGATCGGCTGATTCGTCCAGGCATGAGTGTAATCGACCTGGGCGCAGCGCCTGGAGGCTGGTCGCAGGTGACCAGTCGTCTGATCGGTGGGCAGGGGCGCCTGATCGCCTCCGATATCCTGGAAATGGACGCAATTCCTGACGTTACCTTCATTCAGGGTGACTTTACCCAGGACGAAGTCCTCGCGAACATTCTGCAGGCAGTCGGCGATTCGCACGTAGACCTTGTGATTTCCGACATGGCCCCCAATATGAGTGGTACGCCTGCGGTGGACATGCCGCGCGCCATGTTCCTGTGCGAGCTGGCCCTCGATCTGGCCACCCGTGTCCTCAAGCCGGGCGGCGATTTCCTGATCAAGATTTTCCAGGGCGAAGGTTTTGACGTGTACCTCAAGGACGTGCGTAGCAAGTTCGACAAGGTACAAATGCGCAAACCATCGTCCTCGCGGGATCGCTCGCGTGAGCAATACCTGCTGGCCAGGGGCTTCAAGGGGGCGTGA
- the carB gene encoding carbamoyl-phosphate synthase large subunit, with translation MPKRTDIKSILILGAGPIVIGQACEFDYSGAQACKALREEGFRVILVNSNPATIMTDPAMADATYIEPIKWQSVAKIIEKERPDAVLPTMGGQTALNCALDLERHGVLEKFGVEMIGANADTIDKAEDRSRFDKAMKDIGLECPRSGIAHSMEEANAVLEKLGFPCIIRPSFTMGGTGGGIAYNREEFEEICTRGLDLSPTKELLIDESLIGWKEYEMEVVRDKKDNCIIVCSIENFDPMGVHTGDSITVAPAQTLTDKEYQIMRNASLAVLREIGVETGGSNVQFGICPNTGRMVVIEMNPRVSRSSALASKATGFPIAKIAAKLAIGYTLDELQNDITGGRTPASFEPSIDYVVTKLPRFAFEKFPKADARLTTQMKSVGEVMAIGRTFQESLQKALRGLEVGACGLDPKVDLASPEASSILKRELTVPGAERIWYVADAMRAGMTCEEIFNLTGIDMWFLVQMEDLIKEEEKVKTLALSAIDKDYMLRLKRKGFSDQRLAKLLGITDKNLRRHRHKLEVFPVYKRVDTCAAEFATDTAYLYSTYEEECEANPSTRDKIMILGGGPNRIGQGIEFDYCCVHAALALREDGYETIMVNCNPETVSTDYDTSDRLYFEPLTLEDVLEVCRVEKPKGVIVHYGGQTPLKLARALEEAGVPIIGTSPDAIDRAEDRERFQQMVQRLNLLQPPNATVRSEEEAISAAGGIGYPLVVRPSYVLGGRAMEIVYELDELKRYLREAVQVSNDSPVLLDHFLNCAIEMDVDAVCDGTDVVIGAIMQHIEQAGVHSGDSACSLPPYSLSKEVQDEVRVQVKKMALELGVVGLMNVQLALQGDKIYVIEVNPRASRTVPFVSKCIGTSLAMIAARVMAGKTLKELGFTQEIIPNFYSVKEAVFPFAKFPGVDPILGPEMKSTGEVMGVGDSFGEAFAKAQMGASEVLPTGGTAFISVRDDDKPQVAGVARDLIALGFEVVATAGTAKVIEAAGLKVRRVNKVTEGRPHVVDMIKNDEVSLIINTTEGRQSIADSYSIRRNALQHKIYCTTTIAAGEAICEALKFGPEKTVRRLQDLHAGLKA, from the coding sequence ATGCCAAAACGTACAGACATCAAAAGCATCCTGATTCTCGGCGCTGGCCCGATCGTGATCGGCCAGGCCTGCGAATTCGACTATTCCGGCGCCCAGGCCTGCAAGGCCCTGCGTGAGGAAGGTTTCCGCGTCATCCTGGTGAACTCCAACCCAGCCACCATCATGACCGACCCGGCCATGGCCGATGCCACCTACATCGAGCCGATCAAGTGGCAATCGGTGGCCAAGATCATCGAGAAAGAGCGCCCAGACGCCGTCCTGCCGACCATGGGCGGCCAGACCGCACTGAACTGTGCCCTGGACCTGGAGCGCCACGGCGTTCTGGAGAAATTCGGCGTCGAGATGATCGGTGCCAACGCCGACACCATCGACAAGGCCGAAGACCGTTCGCGCTTCGACAAGGCGATGAAGGACATCGGCCTGGAGTGCCCGCGCTCCGGTATCGCCCACAGCATGGAAGAGGCCAATGCAGTCCTCGAGAAGCTCGGCTTCCCGTGCATCATTCGCCCGTCGTTCACCATGGGCGGCACCGGTGGTGGTATCGCTTACAACCGTGAAGAATTCGAAGAAATCTGCACCCGTGGTCTGGACCTGTCGCCGACCAAGGAACTGCTGATCGACGAATCGCTGATCGGCTGGAAAGAGTACGAGATGGAAGTGGTCCGCGACAAAAAGGACAACTGCATCATCGTCTGCTCGATCGAAAACTTCGACCCGATGGGCGTACACACCGGCGACTCGATCACCGTCGCTCCGGCGCAGACCCTGACCGACAAGGAATACCAGATCATGCGCAACGCCTCGCTGGCGGTGCTGCGTGAAATCGGTGTCGAAACCGGCGGTTCCAACGTGCAGTTCGGTATCTGTCCGAACACCGGCCGCATGGTCGTCATCGAGATGAACCCGCGCGTATCGCGTTCGTCTGCCTTGGCTTCGAAGGCCACCGGCTTCCCGATCGCCAAGATCGCCGCCAAGCTGGCGATTGGTTACACCCTCGACGAATTGCAGAACGACATCACCGGCGGTCGCACCCCGGCGTCCTTCGAACCGTCGATCGACTACGTCGTCACCAAGCTGCCACGTTTCGCCTTCGAAAAATTCCCGAAAGCCGACGCCCGCCTGACCACCCAGATGAAATCCGTGGGTGAAGTCATGGCCATCGGCCGTACCTTCCAGGAATCCCTGCAGAAAGCCCTGCGCGGCCTGGAAGTCGGTGCCTGCGGTCTGGACCCGAAAGTCGACCTGGCCAGCCCGGAAGCCAGCAGCATTCTCAAGCGTGAGCTGACCGTGCCGGGCGCCGAGCGTATCTGGTACGTGGCCGACGCCATGCGTGCCGGCATGACCTGCGAAGAAATCTTCAACCTGACCGGCATCGACATGTGGTTCCTGGTGCAGATGGAAGATCTCATCAAGGAAGAAGAGAAGGTCAAGACCCTGGCCCTGTCGGCTATCGACAAGGACTACATGCTGCGCCTCAAGCGTAAGGGCTTCTCGGACCAGCGCCTGGCCAAGCTGCTCGGCATCACCGACAAGAACCTGCGTCGTCACCGCCACAAGCTGGAAGTGTTCCCGGTTTACAAGCGTGTCGACACCTGCGCTGCCGAGTTCGCCACCGACACTGCCTACCTGTACTCGACCTACGAGGAAGAGTGCGAGGCCAACCCGTCGACCCGCGACAAGATCATGATCCTGGGTGGCGGCCCGAACCGTATCGGTCAAGGTATCGAGTTCGACTACTGCTGCGTACACGCCGCCCTGGCGCTGCGTGAAGACGGTTACGAGACCATCATGGTCAACTGCAACCCGGAAACCGTTTCCACCGACTACGACACCTCGGACCGTCTGTACTTCGAGCCTCTGACCCTGGAAGACGTGCTGGAAGTCTGCCGTGTCGAGAAGCCGAAAGGCGTCATCGTTCACTACGGTGGCCAGACTCCGCTGAAACTGGCTCGCGCCCTGGAAGAAGCCGGCGTACCGATCATCGGTACCAGCCCTGACGCCATCGACCGCGCCGAAGACCGCGAGCGCTTCCAGCAGATGGTTCAGCGTCTGAACCTGCTGCAGCCGCCAAACGCGACCGTGCGCAGCGAGGAAGAAGCCATCAGCGCTGCTGGCGGCATCGGTTACCCGCTGGTCGTGCGTCCGTCCTACGTACTGGGCGGCCGTGCCATGGAAATCGTCTACGAACTGGACGAGCTCAAGCGTTACCTGCGTGAAGCGGTACAGGTCTCCAACGACAGCCCGGTACTGCTCGACCACTTCCTCAACTGCGCCATCGAAATGGACGTGGATGCGGTCTGCGACGGCACTGACGTGGTGATCGGCGCCATCATGCAGCACATCGAGCAGGCCGGTGTTCACTCCGGTGACTCGGCGTGCTCGCTGCCACCTTACTCGCTGAGCAAGGAAGTGCAGGACGAAGTCCGCGTACAGGTCAAGAAAATGGCCCTGGAGCTGGGCGTTGTCGGCCTGATGAACGTGCAGCTGGCCCTGCAGGGCGACAAGATCTACGTGATCGAAGTCAACCCGCGCGCCTCGCGTACCGTGCCATTCGTCTCCAAGTGCATCGGCACTTCCCTGGCGATGATCGCGGCTCGCGTCATGGCTGGCAAAACCTTGAAAGAACTGGGCTTCACCCAGGAAATCATCCCGAACTTCTACAGCGTCAAGGAAGCCGTCTTCCCGTTCGCCAAGTTCCCAGGGGTTGACCCGATCCTCGGCCCTGAGATGAAATCCACCGGTGAAGTGATGGGTGTCGGCGACAGCTTCGGTGAAGCCTTCGCCAAAGCTCAGATGGGTGCCAGCGAAGTGCTGCCGACTGGCGGTACTGCGTTCATCAGCGTGCGCGACGACGACAAGCCACAAGTGGCTGGCGTTGCCCGTGACCTGATCGCCCTGGGCTTCGAAGTGGTTGCCACCGCTGGTACCGCCAAGGTAATCGAAGCGGCTGGCCTGAAAGTGCGTCGTGTGAACAAGGTGACCGAAGGTCGTCCGCACGTGGTCGACATGATCAAGAACGACGAAGTGTCGCTGATCATCAACACCACCGAAGGCCGCCAGTCGATCGCCGATTCCTACTCGATTCGTCGCAATGCGCTGCAGCACAAGATCTACTGCACCACTACCATTGCGGCCGGTGAAGCCATCTGCGAGGCGCTGAAGTTTGGTCCCGAGAAGACCGTTCGTCGCCTGCAGGATCTGCATGCAGGACTCAAAGCATGA
- the folP gene encoding dihydropteroate synthase, with product MSSQQYPTRLPCGNRVLDLSRTHVMGILNITPDSFSDGGRFNQRDEALRHAEAMVAAGATLIDIGGESTRPGARAVSVTEELERVAPMVEAINSRLDVVISVDTSTPAVIRESARLGAGLINDVRALERDGALDAAADTGLPVCLMHMRGEPGNMQDDPHYNDVTADVTRYLEQRMAACAAAGIDTDRIILDPGFGFAKTLAHNLSLFKHMEALYRLRRPLLVGVSRKSMIGLTLDRPVGERLYGSLALAALAMTKGASILRVHDVAETVDVVRMIAAVQNAE from the coding sequence ATGAGCTCACAGCAGTACCCGACCCGGTTGCCTTGCGGCAACCGGGTTCTTGATTTGTCCCGTACCCATGTCATGGGTATTCTCAATATCACCCCCGACTCCTTCTCCGACGGTGGGCGCTTCAATCAGCGCGACGAAGCGCTTCGGCATGCCGAAGCGATGGTCGCTGCGGGCGCCACGCTGATCGATATCGGTGGAGAGTCGACCCGGCCTGGTGCGCGAGCAGTATCGGTCACCGAAGAGCTTGAGCGGGTTGCGCCGATGGTCGAGGCGATCAACAGTCGTCTGGATGTGGTGATTTCCGTCGATACCTCCACCCCGGCCGTGATTCGCGAGTCGGCGCGGTTGGGTGCAGGCCTGATCAATGACGTGCGCGCGCTGGAGCGCGATGGTGCGCTGGATGCTGCTGCCGATACCGGCCTTCCGGTTTGCCTCATGCACATGCGTGGTGAGCCGGGCAACATGCAGGATGACCCGCACTACAACGATGTGACCGCTGACGTTACGCGCTATCTTGAACAGCGGATGGCTGCGTGTGCAGCTGCGGGTATCGATACTGACCGAATCATTCTTGATCCTGGCTTCGGCTTCGCCAAGACCCTGGCGCATAACCTGAGCCTGTTCAAACACATGGAAGCGCTCTACCGCCTCAGGCGCCCGCTATTGGTGGGTGTTTCGCGCAAGAGCATGATCGGCTTGACCTTGGATCGCCCGGTTGGTGAGCGGTTGTACGGCAGTCTTGCGCTGGCGGCATTGGCCATGACCAAGGGTGCCAGCATCCTGCGCGTCCATGACGTGGCCGAGACCGTTGATGTCGTGCGCATGATCGCCGCGGTGCAGAACGCCGAATAA
- the greA gene encoding transcription elongation factor GreA has product MSITKYPMTVQGARALEEEHLFLSKTERPRLSQAIGEARELGDLKENAEYHAAREEQGMVEARIRDIEGRLQNSVVIDVTTIAHTGKVIFGTTVDLENTETGDQVTYQIVGEDEADIKKGKLSAGAPIARAIIGKEEGDTVVVKTPSGTVEYEIVEVKHI; this is encoded by the coding sequence ATGAGCATTACCAAGTACCCGATGACCGTTCAGGGCGCTCGCGCCCTGGAAGAAGAGCATCTTTTCCTGAGCAAGACCGAGCGTCCGCGCCTGAGTCAGGCCATTGGCGAAGCCCGTGAGCTGGGCGATCTCAAGGAAAACGCCGAATACCATGCCGCCCGTGAGGAGCAGGGCATGGTCGAGGCGCGTATCCGCGATATCGAAGGTCGTCTGCAGAACTCGGTTGTTATCGATGTGACCACCATTGCCCATACCGGCAAGGTCATCTTCGGTACCACCGTGGACCTGGAGAACACCGAGACCGGTGACCAGGTGACCTACCAGATCGTTGGCGAAGACGAAGCTGACATCAAGAAGGGCAAGCTGTCGGCCGGTGCGCCAATTGCCCGTGCCATCATCGGCAAGGAAGAAGGTGATACTGTCGTCGTCAAGACGCCTAGCGGCACGGTCGAGTACGAGATTGTCGAAGTCAAGCACATCTGA
- the carA gene encoding glutamine-hydrolyzing carbamoyl-phosphate synthase small subunit has protein sequence MTKPAILALADGSIFRGEAIGADGQTVGEVVFNTAMTGYQEILTDPSYAQQIVTLTYPHIGNTGTTPEDAESNRVWSAGLVIRDLPLLASNWRNTQSLPEYLKANNVVAIAGIDTRRLTRILREKGAQNGCILAGDNISEEAAIAAARAFPGLKGMDLAKVVSTKERYEWRSSVWELKTDSHPTIEAADLPYHVVAFDYGVKLNILRMLVARGCRVTVVPAQTPANEVLALNPDGVFLSNGPGDPEPCDYAIQAIKEILETEIPVFGICLGHQLLALASGAKTVKMGHGHHGANHPVQDLDTGVVMITSQNHGFAVDEATLPGNVRAIHKSLFDGTLQGIERTDKSAFSFQGHPEASPGPTDVAPLFDRFIDAMAKRR, from the coding sequence TTGACAAAGCCAGCCATACTCGCCCTTGCCGATGGCAGTATTTTCCGCGGTGAAGCCATCGGGGCCGACGGTCAAACCGTTGGTGAGGTGGTGTTCAACACTGCTATGACCGGCTACCAGGAAATCCTTACTGATCCTTCCTACGCGCAGCAAATCGTTACCCTGACCTACCCGCACATTGGCAACACCGGCACCACCCCGGAAGATGCCGAGTCGAACCGCGTCTGGTCCGCTGGCCTGGTCATCCGTGACCTGCCGCTGCTGGCCAGCAACTGGCGTAACACCCAGTCGCTGCCTGAGTACCTGAAGGCCAACAACGTCGTCGCCATCGCCGGTATCGACACCCGTCGCCTGACCCGCATCCTGCGTGAAAAGGGCGCCCAGAACGGCTGCATCCTCGCCGGTGACAACATCAGCGAAGAAGCCGCCATCGCCGCTGCCCGCGCCTTCCCAGGCCTCAAGGGCATGGACCTGGCCAAGGTCGTGTCCACCAAGGAGCGCTACGAGTGGCGTTCCAGCGTGTGGGAACTGAAAACCGACAGCCACCCGACCATCGAAGCTGCCGACCTGCCTTACCACGTGGTTGCTTTCGACTACGGCGTCAAGCTGAACATCCTGCGCATGCTGGTCGCCCGCGGTTGCCGCGTGACCGTTGTGCCTGCTCAGACCCCAGCCAATGAAGTGCTGGCGCTGAATCCGGACGGCGTGTTCCTGTCCAACGGCCCTGGCGACCCCGAGCCGTGCGACTACGCCATCCAGGCGATCAAGGAAATCCTGGAAACCGAGATCCCGGTCTTCGGCATCTGCCTCGGCCACCAGCTGCTGGCCCTGGCCTCCGGCGCCAAGACCGTCAAGATGGGCCACGGCCACCATGGTGCCAACCACCCGGTCCAGGACCTGGACACCGGCGTGGTCATGATCACCAGCCAGAACCACGGTTTCGCCGTCGACGAAGCCACCCTGCCGGGCAATGTCCGCGCCATCCACAAGTCGCTGTTCGACGGCACCCTGCAGGGTATCGAGCGCACCGACAAGAGCGCGTTCAGCTTCCAGGGGCACCCTGAAGCGAGCCCAGGCCCGACCGACGTCGCGCCACTGTTCGATCGTTTCATCGATGCCATGGCCAAGCGCCGCTGA
- the dapB gene encoding 4-hydroxy-tetrahydrodipicolinate reductase, with protein MRRIAVMGAAGRMGKTLIEAVQQQAPQAGLTAAIDRPDSSLVGADAGELAALGRIGVPISDDLTKVADEFDVLIDFTHPSVTLKNLAFCRKAGKAMVIGTTGFTPEEKQQLVEAGKEIPIVFAANFSVGVNLSLKLLDMAARVLGDDVDIEIIEAHHRHKVDAPSGTALRMGEVVANALGRDLQEVAVYGREGQTGARDRKTIGFATVRAGDVVGDHTVLFAAEGERLEITHKASSRMTFAKGAVRAALWLDGREPGLYDMQDVLELR; from the coding sequence ATGCGACGTATTGCAGTGATGGGTGCGGCAGGGCGAATGGGCAAGACCCTGATTGAAGCCGTGCAGCAGCAAGCGCCCCAGGCGGGTCTGACAGCGGCGATCGATCGTCCTGACAGTTCTCTGGTGGGTGCCGATGCCGGTGAGTTGGCGGCCCTGGGTCGAATCGGCGTGCCGATTTCCGACGACCTGACCAAGGTTGCCGATGAATTCGATGTACTGATCGATTTCACTCATCCTTCGGTGACCCTGAAGAACCTGGCTTTCTGCCGCAAGGCAGGCAAGGCCATGGTCATCGGCACCACTGGCTTCACGCCGGAAGAGAAGCAGCAGCTGGTCGAGGCGGGCAAGGAGATTCCGATCGTCTTCGCCGCTAACTTCAGTGTTGGCGTCAACCTCAGTCTCAAGCTGCTGGACATGGCGGCGCGGGTGCTGGGTGATGATGTCGACATCGAGATCATCGAGGCGCACCACCGGCACAAGGTCGATGCGCCGTCGGGTACTGCGTTGCGCATGGGTGAAGTGGTTGCCAACGCGCTGGGTCGTGACCTGCAGGAAGTGGCCGTGTATGGCCGCGAAGGTCAGACTGGCGCGCGTGACCGCAAGACCATTGGCTTCGCCACTGTGCGCGCCGGCGATGTGGTCGGTGACCACACCGTGCTGTTCGCTGCCGAAGGTGAGCGCCTGGAAATCACCCACAAGGCTTCGAGCCGCATGACCTTCGCCAAAGGCGCGGTGCGTGCGGCGCTGTGGTTGGATGGGCGTGAGCCGGGCCTGTACGACATGCAGGATGTGCTTGAGCTGCGCTGA
- the yhbY gene encoding ribosome assembly RNA-binding protein YhbY, with protein sequence MPLNNEQKKQYKSIGHDLKPVLIVAGNGLNEGVIAELERALTDHELIKVEIRSEDREERAAAIAELCKAGRAELVQTIGKKALIYRKNPQPNKQLSNIHRYK encoded by the coding sequence ATGCCGCTCAATAACGAGCAGAAGAAGCAATACAAGTCCATTGGTCATGACCTGAAGCCGGTCCTGATCGTTGCTGGCAACGGTTTGAATGAAGGCGTTATCGCCGAACTGGAGCGTGCGCTCACCGACCACGAGCTGATCAAGGTCGAGATTCGCTCCGAAGATCGCGAAGAACGTGCTGCCGCCATTGCCGAACTGTGCAAGGCAGGCCGTGCCGAGCTGGTACAGACCATCGGCAAGAAGGCGCTGATTTACCGCAAGAACCCACAGCCGAACAAGCAGCTGTCCAACATCCACCGTTACAAGTAA
- the ftsH gene encoding ATP-dependent zinc metalloprotease FtsH, with product MAKNLILWLIIAAVLVTVMNNFSSPNEPQTLNYSDFIQQVKDGKVERVTVDGYIITGKRADGDNFKTVRPAITDNGLIGDLVDNHVIIEGKQPEQQSIWTQLLVASFPILVIIAVFMFFMRQMQGGAGGKGGPMSFGKSKARLLSEDQVKTTLADVAGCDEAKEEVGELVEFLRDPGKFQRLGGRIPRGVLMVGPPGTGKTLLAKAIAGEAKVPFFTISGSDFVEMFVGVGASRVRDMFEQAKKHAPCIIFIDEIDAVGRHRGAGMGGGHDEREQTLNQLLVEMDGFEMNDGIIVIAATNRPDVLDPALLRPGRFDRQVVVGLPDIRGREQILKVHMRKVPVGENVNPAVIARGTPGFSGADLANLVNEASLFAARSNKRLVEMKEFELAKDKIMMGAERKTMVMSEKEKQNTAYHEAGHAIVGRLVPEHDPVYKVSIIPRGRALGVTMFLPEEDRYSLSKRALISQICSLYGGRIAEEMTLGFDGVTTGASNDIMRASQIARNMVTKWGLSEKLGPLMYAEEEGEVFLGRSAASQHASVSGETAKLIDSEVRSIIDQCYATAKQLLTENRDKLDAMAEALMKYETIDAEQIDDIMAGRTPREPRDWDDDSASGTSATQGDRPESPIGGPAAQH from the coding sequence ATGGCAAAGAATCTGATCCTCTGGTTGATCATCGCGGCTGTCCTGGTGACGGTGATGAACAACTTCTCGAGCCCTAACGAGCCGCAGACCCTCAACTACTCCGACTTCATCCAGCAGGTAAAAGACGGGAAGGTCGAGCGTGTGACCGTCGATGGCTACATCATTACCGGCAAGCGCGCCGACGGCGACAACTTCAAGACCGTGCGCCCGGCCATTACCGATAACGGCCTGATCGGCGACCTGGTCGACAACCATGTGATCATCGAAGGCAAGCAGCCTGAACAGCAGAGCATCTGGACTCAGTTGTTGGTGGCCAGCTTCCCGATTCTGGTGATCATCGCCGTGTTCATGTTCTTCATGCGCCAGATGCAAGGCGGCGCAGGCGGCAAGGGCGGGCCGATGAGTTTCGGCAAGAGCAAGGCACGCCTGCTATCCGAAGACCAGGTCAAGACCACCCTCGCGGATGTCGCCGGTTGCGACGAAGCCAAGGAGGAAGTGGGCGAGCTGGTCGAGTTCCTGCGTGATCCGGGCAAATTCCAGCGCCTGGGCGGTCGTATTCCTCGCGGCGTGCTGATGGTTGGCCCGCCCGGTACCGGTAAGACCTTGCTGGCCAAGGCCATTGCCGGTGAAGCCAAGGTGCCGTTCTTCACCATTTCCGGTTCCGACTTCGTCGAAATGTTCGTGGGTGTCGGTGCGAGCCGCGTCCGTGACATGTTCGAACAGGCCAAGAAACACGCGCCTTGCATCATCTTCATCGACGAGATCGACGCCGTGGGTCGCCACCGTGGTGCCGGCATGGGCGGCGGTCACGACGAGCGTGAGCAAACCCTCAACCAGTTGCTGGTCGAGATGGATGGCTTTGAAATGAACGATGGCATCATTGTCATCGCTGCCACCAACCGTCCGGATGTACTGGACCCGGCGCTGCTGCGTCCTGGCCGTTTCGACCGCCAGGTGGTGGTTGGCCTGCCGGATATCCGCGGTCGTGAGCAGATCCTCAAGGTGCACATGCGCAAGGTCCCGGTTGGCGAGAACGTCAACCCGGCGGTCATCGCCCGTGGTACCCCTGGCTTCTCCGGTGCCGACCTGGCCAACCTGGTCAACGAGGCTTCGCTGTTCGCCGCACGCTCCAACAAGCGCCTGGTCGAGATGAAAGAGTTCGAACTGGCCAAGGACAAGATCATGATGGGTGCCGAGCGCAAGACCATGGTCATGTCCGAGAAGGAAAAACAGAACACCGCTTACCACGAAGCTGGCCATGCCATCGTTGGTCGTCTGGTGCCTGAGCATGACCCGGTCTACAAGGTGTCGATCATTCCTCGTGGCCGCGCCCTGGGTGTGACCATGTTCCTGCCGGAAGAGGACCGATACAGCCTGTCCAAGCGCGCGCTGATCAGCCAGATCTGCTCGCTCTACGGTGGCCGTATCGCCGAAGAAATGACCCTGGGCTTCGACGGCGTCACCACCGGCGCTTCGAATGACATCATGCGTGCCAGCCAGATCGCCCGGAACATGGTGACCAAGTGGGGCCTGTCGGAAAAACTCGGCCCGCTGATGTATGCCGAAGAGGAGGGCGAGGTGTTCCTCGGTCGCAGCGCTGCCAGCCAGCACGCCAGCGTCTCCGGTGAAACCGCCAAGCTGATCGACTCGGAAGTGCGCAGCATCATCGACCAGTGCTATGCCACGGCCAAGCAGCTGTTGACCGAAAACCGCGACAAGCTCGACGCCATGGCCGAAGCGCTGATGAAGTACGAGACCATCGACGCCGAGCAGATCGACGATATCATGGCCGGCCGTACCCCTCGCGAACCGCGTGACTGGGATGACGACTCGGCTTCGGGCACCTCTGCAACCCAGGGTGATCGCCCAGAGTCGCCGATCGGCGGCCCAGCGGCTCAACACTAA